The Thermobispora bispora DSM 43833 genome window below encodes:
- a CDS encoding MarR family winged helix-turn-helix transcriptional regulator, giving the protein MAGNDLEQGATSRAGEPDFWSFIELANRRLATEYGFPHRLATEVLLTLNRASDVVTYDLEAAVHRPRGLSWSGFRLLFVTWLAGPLEPKRAATLTGMSRAAVSNLSKRLIADGLLARTPDEHDGRSVRLSLTEKGHETMVEVFRAQNEREHEWTSVLTETEQRILIMLLNKLITNRDQFDVRGRH; this is encoded by the coding sequence ATGGCCGGCAACGATCTGGAGCAGGGCGCCACGTCACGCGCGGGTGAGCCCGACTTCTGGTCCTTCATCGAGCTCGCCAACCGCCGGCTCGCCACCGAGTACGGCTTCCCCCACCGGCTCGCCACCGAGGTGCTGCTCACCCTCAACCGCGCCTCCGACGTCGTCACCTACGACCTGGAGGCCGCGGTGCACCGGCCGCGCGGGCTGTCGTGGTCCGGGTTCCGCCTGCTCTTCGTCACCTGGCTCGCCGGCCCGCTCGAGCCCAAGCGCGCGGCGACGCTCACCGGGATGAGCCGCGCGGCAGTCTCCAACCTCAGCAAACGCCTGATCGCCGACGGCCTGCTCGCCCGCACCCCGGACGAGCACGACGGCCGGTCCGTACGGCTCTCGCTCACCGAGAAGGGGCACGAGACCATGGTCGAGGTGTTCCGGGCGCAGAACGAGCGGGAGCACGAGTGGACCAGCGTGCTCACCGAGACCGAGCAGCGCATCCTCATCATGCTGCTCAACAAGCTGATCACCAACCGGGACCAGTTCGACGTCCGCGGGCGCCACTGA
- the fahA gene encoding fumarylacetoacetase: MTRIDIPEGSPFGLDNLPYGVFSTPGTPPRVGVRVGDAVVDLARALGDEVFARPSLNAFMAQGHRRWAEVRERIAELVRGDLPDDAVHPVGGVRLHLPFEVGDYVDFYASEHHAANLGRLFRPGSPPLMPNWKHLPVGYHGRAGTVVVSGTDIVRPCGQRKAPGDPAPAFGPSRRLDIEAELGFVIGTGSALGEPVPCEEFAERVFGVVLVNDWSARDIQSWEYVPLGPFLGKSFATSISPWVVPLLALEAARVSTPPQDPVPLPYLRESAPWGLDIELTVAWNGQVVSRPPYREMYWSPAQMLAHMTVNGASTRTGDLFASGTISGPGPDQRGSFIELTWGGKEPIEVNGEPRTFLEDGDEVVISATAPGAGGGRIGFGEVRGRILPARCPAS, from the coding sequence ATGACCAGGATCGACATCCCCGAGGGATCGCCGTTCGGGCTCGACAACCTGCCGTACGGCGTGTTCTCCACCCCGGGCACCCCGCCGCGGGTCGGCGTCCGGGTGGGCGACGCCGTCGTCGACCTCGCCCGGGCGCTCGGGGACGAGGTGTTCGCCCGGCCGTCGCTCAACGCGTTCATGGCCCAGGGCCATCGGCGCTGGGCCGAGGTGCGCGAGCGGATCGCCGAGCTGGTCCGCGGCGACCTCCCCGACGACGCGGTGCACCCGGTGGGCGGGGTGCGGCTCCACCTGCCGTTCGAGGTCGGCGACTACGTCGACTTCTACGCCTCCGAGCACCACGCCGCCAACCTCGGCCGGCTGTTCCGCCCCGGCTCCCCGCCGCTGATGCCGAACTGGAAGCACCTCCCGGTCGGCTACCACGGCCGCGCCGGGACCGTGGTGGTCTCCGGCACCGACATCGTCCGCCCGTGCGGGCAGCGGAAGGCCCCCGGCGATCCGGCCCCCGCCTTCGGCCCGAGCCGCCGCCTGGACATCGAGGCCGAGCTCGGGTTCGTCATCGGCACCGGCTCCGCCCTCGGCGAGCCGGTGCCCTGCGAGGAGTTCGCCGAGCGGGTCTTCGGCGTGGTGCTCGTCAACGACTGGTCGGCCCGGGACATCCAGTCCTGGGAGTACGTGCCGCTGGGGCCGTTCCTCGGCAAGAGCTTCGCCACCTCGATCTCCCCATGGGTGGTGCCCCTGCTCGCGCTCGAGGCCGCCCGGGTGAGCACGCCGCCCCAGGACCCGGTGCCGCTGCCGTACCTGCGGGAGAGCGCGCCGTGGGGGCTGGACATCGAGCTCACCGTGGCCTGGAACGGCCAGGTGGTCAGCCGCCCGCCGTACCGGGAGATGTACTGGTCGCCCGCGCAGATGCTCGCGCACATGACGGTCAACGGCGCGTCGACCCGCACCGGCGACCTCTTCGCCTCCGGCACGATCTCCGGCCCCGGCCCGGACCAGCGCGGCTCGTTCATCGAGCTGACCTGGGGCGGCAAGGAGCCGATCGAGGTGAACGGCGAGCCGCGCACCTTCCTGGAGGACGGCGACGAGGTGGTGATCTCCGCGACCGCGCCCGGCGCCGGCGGCGGCCGGATCGGCTTCGGCGAGGTGCGAGGGCGCATCCTCCCGGCCCGGTGCCCCGCCTCCTGA
- a CDS encoding homogentisate 1,2-dioxygenase encodes MAYYRRVGDVPPKRHTQHRDETGRLYYEELMGEEGFSSDSSLLYHRHLPSAIVGFEPWEPPDHTTTPNHPLRPRHLRLHALFPGDSWRDADVVTGRRMILGNADVRIFYVAAGKESPLYRNATGDELVYIESGEAVVETVFGPLRAKTGDYVVMPASTIHRWLPQGGEPLRAYIIEASGHVAPPKRYLSRYGQFLEHAPYCERDLHGPEEVLCVDGTDVEVLVKHRGPGGIAGTRFVFERHPFDVVGWDGCLYPYTFSIFDFEPITGRVHQPPPVHQVFEGHNFVVCNFVPRKVDYHPQAIPVPYYHSNVDSDEVMFYCGGNYEARKGSGIGQGSVSLHPAGHTHGPQPGGYERSIGVEFFEEYAVMVDTFRPLELGEAALACDVDGYQFSWAAQRQGK; translated from the coding sequence ATGGCGTACTACCGCCGGGTGGGCGACGTCCCGCCGAAGCGCCACACGCAGCACCGGGATGAGACCGGGCGGCTCTACTACGAGGAGCTCATGGGCGAGGAGGGCTTCTCCTCCGACTCCTCGCTCCTCTACCACCGGCACCTGCCCTCGGCGATCGTCGGCTTCGAGCCGTGGGAGCCGCCGGACCACACCACCACGCCGAACCACCCGCTGCGCCCCCGGCACCTGCGGCTCCACGCCCTCTTCCCGGGCGACTCCTGGCGGGACGCCGACGTGGTGACCGGGCGCCGGATGATCCTCGGCAACGCGGACGTGCGCATCTTCTACGTGGCGGCGGGCAAGGAGTCACCGCTGTACCGCAACGCGACCGGCGACGAGCTCGTCTACATCGAGTCCGGTGAGGCCGTCGTCGAGACCGTGTTCGGCCCGCTCCGCGCCAAGACCGGCGACTACGTGGTCATGCCGGCCTCCACCATCCACCGCTGGCTGCCCCAGGGCGGCGAGCCGCTCCGCGCCTACATCATCGAGGCCTCCGGCCACGTCGCGCCGCCGAAGCGCTACCTTTCCCGGTACGGCCAGTTCCTCGAGCACGCGCCGTACTGCGAGCGGGACCTGCACGGGCCCGAGGAGGTGCTCTGCGTCGACGGCACCGACGTCGAGGTCCTGGTCAAGCACCGCGGCCCGGGCGGCATCGCCGGCACCAGGTTCGTCTTCGAGCGCCACCCGTTCGACGTCGTCGGCTGGGACGGCTGCCTGTACCCCTACACCTTCAGCATCTTCGACTTCGAGCCGATCACCGGGCGCGTCCACCAGCCGCCGCCGGTGCACCAGGTCTTCGAGGGGCACAACTTCGTCGTGTGCAACTTCGTGCCCCGCAAGGTCGACTACCACCCGCAGGCCATCCCGGTGCCGTACTACCACTCGAACGTCGACTCCGACGAGGTGATGTTCTACTGCGGCGGGAACTACGAGGCGCGGAAGGGCTCCGGGATCGGCCAGGGCTCGGTCTCGCTCCACCCCGCCGGCCACACCCACGGCCCGCAGCCCGGCGGGTACGAGCGGAGCATCGGCGTGGAGTTCTTCGAGGAGTACGCCGTCATGGTCGACACCTTCCGCCCGCTCGAGCTCGGCGAGGCCGCGCTCGCCTGCGACGTCGACGGCTACCAGTTCAGCTGGGCCGCGCAGAGGCAGGGGAAGTGA